In Nitrosopumilus sp., one DNA window encodes the following:
- a CDS encoding thrombospondin type 3 repeat-containing protein, whose translation METNRIAGYVVILIAVGGVAIAVSLWDSDGDKIPDIVDNCPDVYNPDQADSNGNKIGDACENINSGDSSR comes from the coding sequence ATGGAGACAAACCGAATTGCAGGATATGTTGTCATATTGATAGCAGTTGGGGGTGTTGCAATTGCTGTTTCCCTTTGGGACAGTGATGGAGACAAAATACCAGATATCGTTGATAATTGTCCAGATGTGTATAATCCTGATCAAGCAGATTCTAATGGCAATAAGATTGGAGATGCATGTGAAAATATAAACTCTGGAGATTCTTCACGTTA